One Rhodococcus sp. P1Y DNA window includes the following coding sequences:
- the ssb gene encoding single-stranded DNA-binding protein codes for MYEAQCAVVGTVITNPVKRVTASGDEVLSFRMASNARRQDRTSGEWTDGGTLFLTVTAWRRLVKGVGGSLMKGDPVIAYGQLRTNEYTTREGVERSALEMTASAIGPDLARCIVKVERAKPVYASTQDEGREEDESDDSYVESGSATGFDEPESTSESQEPVGVGA; via the coding sequence ATGTACGAGGCGCAATGTGCAGTGGTGGGGACGGTCATCACCAATCCGGTCAAGCGAGTGACCGCATCCGGTGACGAGGTACTGAGCTTTCGAATGGCAAGCAACGCGCGACGACAAGATCGCACGAGTGGCGAGTGGACCGACGGCGGCACCCTGTTTCTGACGGTCACCGCCTGGCGCAGGTTGGTCAAAGGCGTCGGCGGGTCGTTGATGAAGGGTGATCCCGTCATCGCCTACGGGCAGCTCAGAACAAACGAGTACACCACGAGAGAAGGCGTGGAACGATCTGCTCTCGAGATGACCGCCAGCGCGATCGGTCCCGATCTCGCACGCTGCATCGTCAAGGTCGAGCGCGCCAAGCCGGTGTACGCGTCGACGCAGGACGAAGGCCGGGAGGAGGACGAGTCCGATGACTCCTACGTTGAATCCGGCAGCGCAACCGGATTCGATGAGCCCGAATCCACGTCGGAATCGCAAGAGCCAGTGGGTGTGGGCGCCTAG